Within the Halomonas sp. HL-93 genome, the region ACGGGACACACTGGTCAGTTCCTGAATATGGATCGTGGTAAAACGGTCTTCTTGTACCGCCCGCTCGGAGAGCAGGATGGAATCCTCGAAGTTGTAGCCGTTCCAGGGCATGAACGCGATGCGCATGTTCTGGCCAAGTGCCAGATCACCCATATCGACGGACGGGCCGTCGGCGAGGATATCACCACGGGCGACATTATCGCCTGGGCGTACGATCGGGCGCTGGTTCATGCAGGTGTTTTGGTTCGAGCGGGTGTACTTGGTCAGGTTGTAGATATCAACCCCGGCTTCACCGCCGATAATCTCATCTTCATTAACCCGGACCACTACCCGACGCGCATCCACGGAGTCGATGACCCCGCCGCGACGCGCCACGGCACAAACGCCGGAGTCGCGTGCAACGAAACGCTCCATCCCGGTGCCCACTAGCGGCTTCTCGGCGCGCAGCGTGGGGACCGCCTGACGCTGCATGTTGGAACCCATCAAGGCCCGGTTGGCGTCATCGTGCTCAAGGAACGGAATCAGGGCCGCGGCCACTGACACGACCTGGCGCGGTGACACGTCCATCAGCGTGACTTGCTCAGGGCGCATAAAGGTGGTTTCACCCCGATGGCGGGCCTGAACCAGGTCATCGCTCAGCTTACCGGATTCGTCCACTGCGGCTGACGCCTGGGCGATAACGAAGTCGCCTTCTTCAATCGCCGACAGGTGAACGATGTCATCGGTCAACTGACGATCTACCACCTTACGATACGGCGTCTCAAGGAAGCCGTAGCTGTTAGTGTGGCTGTAGGTTGCCAGCGAGTTGATCAGGCCGATGTTCGGGCCTTCTGGCGTTTCGATCGGGCATAGACGCCCGTAGTGCGTGGCGTGTACGTCACGTACTTCGAAGCCAGCGCGCTCGCGGGTAAGACCACCTGGGCCGAGTGCTGAAACACGGCGCTTGTGGGTTACCTCGGAAAGCGGGTTGTTCTGGTCCATAAACTGCGAGAGCTGGCTGGAGCCAAAGAACTCTTTCACCGCCGCCGCGACCGGCTTGGCGTTGATCAGATCCTGGGGCATCAAGCCTTCGCTTTCGGCCATGGAAAGACGTTCTTTCACGGCACGCTCAACGCGCACCAGGCCAACGCGGAACTGGTTTTCGGCCATTTCGCCAACGCAGCGAATCCGGCGGTTACCCAAGTGATCGATATCATCAACGTCACCAAAGCCGTTGCGGATGTTGATCAGCTCGCGCAGCACGTCGAGGATGTCTTTGCGATCCAGTACACCAGAGCCAGTATCGCCCTCGCGACGTAAACGACGGTTGAACTTCATGCGGCCCACGCCCGACAGGTCGTAGCGGTCCTCAGTGAAGAACAGGTTGTGGAATAACGTCTCGGCCGCTTCTTTAGTGGGCGGCTCACCGGGGCGCATCATACGGTAAATTTCCACCAGCGCTTCCAGCTGCGACCCGGTTGTGTCGAGCTTCAGCGTGTCGGAAATAAACGAACCGCAATCCAGGTCGTTGGTATACAGCGTCTCAATACGTGTAATACCGCCATTCGCCATGGCCTCTAGAACGTCCGGGGTAATTTCGGTGTTGCACGGACAGATCAGCTCGCCGGTTTTAGTGTCGATCTGGTCTTTGGCCAAGGTTTTTCCGAATAGATACTCCATTGGCACGTCCAGGCGCTCAAGGCCCGCTTTTTCAAGCTGACGGATGTGCTTCTGGGTAATCCGACGTCCTTCTTCAACAATCGTCTCGCCTTTGCCATCCTTGATATTGAAGGTGGCGGTTTCGCCACGCAGCCGTGACGGCACAAGCTCCACGGAAAAGCCTGACTTTTCAACATGGAAAACGCTGGTTTCGAAGAACTCGTCGAGAATCTCTTCCGCGCTCATTCCCAGCGCACGCATGAGCACCGAGGCCGGCAGCTTACGCCGACGGTCGATACGCACGAAGACATTGTCTTTAGGATCGAATTCGAAGTCTAACCAAGAACCACGGTAAGGGATAACCCGCGCTGAATAGAGCAGCTTACCGGATGAGTGGCTTTTGCCTTTATCGTGATCGAAGAAAACACCGGGTGAACGGTGGAGCTGGGAAACAATAACCCGCTCGGTACCGTTGATCACAAAGGTACCGTTCTCCGTCATCAGGGGGATTTCCCCCATGTAGACTTCTTGCTCTTTAATATCTTTGATTGCTTTGTTCGAGGAATCGCGATCATAAATGATCAAGCGAACCTTGACGCGCAGCGGGGCGGAATAGGTTACTCCGCGCAGCTGGCACTCCTTAACATCGAACGCCGGCGTGCCGAACCGGTAGCTGACATACTCAAGCGCCGCATTACCGGAGAAGCTCTCAATCGGGAACACGGACTTAAATGCCGCGTGCAAGCCGACCTCGTGCCGCTCGTCGGGCGAACGATCTTGCTGGAGAAAGTCGTAATAGGAATCAAGCTGGATGGCCAACAAATAAGGCACATCCATCACTTGTGGCAGTTTGCCGAAATCCTTGCGGATGCGTTTTTTCTCAGTATATGAGTAAGCCATCTGTATTCCCCAGCTTGTTCACCATGGGTGACCGATGCGTGGTCATCTGCCCTGCGGGCGTGTCAGACGCGAACAGCAAGCTCCAGGTCCGGTAGCTCGCCGTCGAAAATCTTGATCGATAACAGTCTTGCGATAACCGTACTACAACGATTCTGCTTCACCGTTCAGTTACAACAGAAAAAGGCCGGCAGCGGGATCTCCCGCCGCCAGCCGTGGAAGCTTACGCAACGCGTAAAGCCGCCAGCACAAGAATTACTTGAGCTCGACGCTTGCGCCCGCTTCTTCCAGCTTCGTCTTAGCTGTTTCAGCGTCTTCCTTGGACATGCCTTCCTTGATGGTCGCCGGTGCGCCGTCAACGGCACCCTTAGCTTCCTTAAGGCCAAGACCGGTGATTTCACGTACTGCTTTGATGACGTTAACTTTCTTGTCACCAGCAGCCGTCAACACCAGGTCAAATTCGGTCTGTTCTTCTTCAGCAGCGGCTTCGCCACCACCTGGGCCAGCCACTACGGCCGCCGCAGCAGAAACGCCGAATTTCTCTTCCATTGCTTCGATCAGCTCGACAACTTCCATGACGGACATGTCGGCTACAGCATTGATGATATCGTCTTTGGTCAGTGCCATTGTTTCATTCCTAACTTTGCGGGAGTCTCGGTTTACCGACGACTCGGGATTCATTGCTCGGTTCAAGCAGCGTCAGGCTGTACAAGAGAAGCAGTTAAGCCGCTTCTTTTTGGTCGCGCAGGGCGGCCAGGGTACGAACCAGCTTGCCAGCGGAAGCTTCTTTCATTACCGACATCAACTTGGCAATTGCCTCGTCGTGAGTCGGCAGGGTTGCCAGACGATCGATGTCAGCAGCCGGAATCAGCTCACCTTCGTAGGCCAGCGCTTTGACTTCGAAGTCTTTATCATCTTTGGCAAACTCTTTGAACAAACGAGCGGCAGCGCCCGGATGATCCGTGGAGAAGGCCAACAGAGTCGGACCAACGAAGCTCTCGGTTAGGCATTCCCATTGGGTGCCTTCGAGGGCGCGACGTGCCAGCGTGTTGCGAACAACACGTACCTGGACGCCATTCTCACGTGCCTGCTTACGCAGATCGGTCATTTTGCTGACCGCTACACCGCGAGAATCGGCAACTACGACGGAGAGTGCGCTCTTGGCCGCTTCACTGACCTCGGCAACAATCGCTTTCTTGCCTTCAAGTGCTAGTGGCACAGTGATCACTCCTTCGTTCCGGAACCCATTAAAGGTTCCGGTGGTTACCATCTCTTCCTGCCCATACGACTAGCAGAAAGCCTTAGAGGATGGTGCTCACCAGAAAAGAAAGCGTTGCTAACCAACTGGCGGCCACACCATCTGCGCAGGCGCTTTTGAGGGCAATTAAGCCGCACTTTCAAAAAAGCGCGGCACCTGCGGTCTTTGACGGCGCCTCGGCATGACCGAGGGACCGCAAAGTTATTGCTCGGTTGTTGCTAAAACCTGACGATCACCCGCTTAAGCAAACGCGGAGTGGTCGATAGTCAAACCCGGGCCCATAGTAGTAGACAGGGTGACTTTCTTAAAGTAGATGCCTTTTGAAGTGCTCGGCTTGAGCCGCTTCAGGTCGGCGACCAGGGCTTCCAGGTTGCCGTTGATCGCTGCCGCGTCAAAATCCGCCTTACCCAATGTAGTATGGATGATGCCGTTCTTGTCGGTACGGAAGCGCACCTGGCCGGCTTTGGCGTTTTTCACAGCGGTCGCAACGTCAGGCGTCACGGTGCCCACTTTCGGGTTCGGCATCAGGCCGCGGGGACCCAGAATCTGACCCAGCTGACCAACGACACGCATGGCGTCCGGCGAGGCAATAACGACGTCAAAATCCATGACGCCTTTTTTGACCTGCTCGGCCAGATCGTCCATACCGACGATGTCGGCGCCAGCTTCTTTAGCGGCGTCGGCATTGGCACCCTGAGTAAAGACCGCAACGCGCACGTCTTTACCGGTACCGTTAGGCATAACGGTTGCGCCACGCACCACTTGGTCAGATTTACGCGGGTCAACGCCTAGGTTAATCGCGACATCCACCGACTCTTTGAATTTAACAGTCGACAGCTCAGCGAGCAGAGCAACCGCTTCTTCAATTGAGTAGGCCTTATTGGTGTCGACTTTTTCGCGAATCAGCTTCGCACGCTTCGTCAGTTTCGCCATGATTAAAGACCCTCCACGTTGAGGCCCATACTACGGGCGCTGCCCGCGATGGTGCGAACCGCTGCGTCAATATCAGCCGCCGTCAGGTCAGGCTCTTTGGTCTTGGCGATTTCTTCGAGCTGTTCGCGCGTTACCGTGCCGACCTTCTTCTTGTTCGGCTCGCCTGAACCCGACTTGATGCCGGCTGCTTTCTTGAGCAGCACCGCCGCGGGTGGCGTCTTGGTAACGAACGTGAAGCTACGGTCAGAGTAGACCGTAATCACAACAGGCGTCGGCAGGCCGGGCTCAATGTCTTGAGTCTCAGCGTTGAACGCCTTACAGAATTCCATGATGTTTACGCCGTGCTGACCCAGCGCAGGGCCGACGGGCGGACTTGGATTGGCTTTACCTGCAGCAACCTGCAGCTTGATGTAAGCCTGTACTTTCTTGGCCATCGTTTTTACTCCAGTTGGGTGATAACGCCTTACGGCTCCCCGGTCACCGCCAGATGACAATACCGCCACCTGGCACGAATCAACTCACAACGCTACATACTTAGGCGATGTAAGCCTGACTATTCCTTCTCAACCTGCGCGAATTCAAGCTCGACAGGTGTTGCACGCCCGAAGATCAACACACTGACCTGCAGACGGCTTTTCTCGTAACTCACTTCTTCCACGACGCCGTTAAAATCAGCAAAGGGGCCATCTACAACGCGAACCGACTGTCCCGGCTCAAACATGGTTTTAGGCCGCGGCTTATCGGTACCGTCTTTAACGCGCATCAAGATGGCATCAGCTTCGCGCGATGTAATGGGTGCGGGCTTTTCTTTAGTTCCGCCAATGAACCCCATCACGCGGGGGGTCTCATTTACCAAATGCCACGTATCGTCGGCCATCTCCATCTCGACCAATACATAGCCGGGATAGAACTTGCGCTCGCTCTTGCGGCGCTTGCCGTCACGCATTTCAACGACTTCTTCGGTCGGCACAAGAATCTCGCCAAAGCGATCTTCTACGCCATACATTTTGACGCGCTCGATCAAGGAACGCATCACATGCTTTTCGAAGCCGGAATAGGCGTGAACGACGTACCAACGTTTGGACATGAAAACTCCTAACCAATAACGCCGGACATCGCCCAGCCAAGAAGAGTGTCAATCAACCATAGCATCAACCCAACCACCAGCACGGCGACGAGGACAATGGCCGTGGTCTGAATGGTTTCGGGCCGAGTTGGCCATACAACGCGCTGAATCTCTTTCTTAGCGCTTCTTGCCAGCTCTACTAGATCGCGCCCCTTGGTGGTCATCAGCGCTAGCAAGGCAGCCGCCACGCATAGCACCACGACACCCAACACGCGGTAGATCAGGCCAATATCAGCAAAATAGGTATTACCTACAACGGCAACCACAAGCAACGCAACGACCGCTGCCCACTTGAGCCCGTCATGGCGCGTCTGTTGCTCCTCAGCGCCATGTTTTACAGAACTCGGCTTCATAAAAACGAGACTCCTCAGGGTGCAGCGAGCGACAAAGGAATTCTTTAAAGACATACCAGCCTGGGGAAGACTGGCAGGCCAGGAGGGAATCGAACCCCCAACCTGCGGTTTTGGAGACCGCTGCTCTGCCAATTGAGCTACTGGCCTGTATCAACATCTGCACAGACAAATCCATTAGCCTACGCAACAGCGGGCGTCATGGTAGCTGACAAACAACCACCTGACAACCCCTTTCCTCACTAACCAACAACCCACTACTGCGGCCGGCGGTAGCGACAAAAAAAGCGAGCATCGCTCGCTTTTTATAATATGGAGCTCATGGACGGATTTGAACCGTCGACCTCACCCTTACCAAGGGTGTGCTCTACCCCTGAGCTACATGAGCCAAACGCCTAACTGGAGCGGGCGGCGGGAATCGAACCCGCACCATCAGCTTGGAAGGCTGAGGTTCTACCATTGAACTACGCCCGCCTAACTTGCTTCAGAATGATCATCCGCTGCGTGCTCATTCATTGTTACGCCCGCTTCCGGCTTTTCATTCTACGACACCGACATACGTCGCTGACGCTTGAAACTGGTGGAGAGGGAAGGATTCGAACCTTCGAAGCTTTCGCGGCAGATTTACAGTCTGCTCCCTTTGGCCACTCGGGAACCTCTCCAACTGTGGCGGCACATTATGCCAAGCTCCAAAGCAGTGTCAAGCTCGTTTATAGCGCTTTGGCCTAACAATGTATTAGCTTCAACAACATAAACTGCTTAGTGCCTAATACGTGTTAACCACCTGCCCTGGAACGCGCTGAATTCTGTCAAAGCAGCATGGAAAATGCAAGGCCTGCGCGGATTTTTTCCAATGACACCGGCTCAGGAACGCGAGGCGCCCCAGCCATTTTGCCAGCACGTTCAGCAAAGGTCAGCGGGAAGCGCGCTTCCAGCCCGCCGTAGACCATGTCTGGCCACACGGCATGGGGCACCTGAACGCCGCGCGAAATGACCCGCGCATCCCCCCCGGTCAGCAGCATCGGTAGCGCCACGCCCTCCTGGTCGCATACTTCGCTGTAGATACGGTTGATAGCACTCACGGCCGCCATGTAGATACCATGGTTGACGGCATCCACCGTGCGACGCCCCGGTTCGAGCAGTTCTTCCGCCTCGCTTTCGGGGTCGATAGCGACGTTGCGCGTACCCAGCTTCAGGCTTTCTTTCATCAGCCTCAACCCCGGCACGATAAAGCCCCCCAGATGCTGCCCGCCGGGCAATACGAAGTCGATGGTGATCGCACTGCCGCAGTCGACCGTACAGCAGCCGCCTGCCAACTGATACCCCGCCAGCGCCCCCAGCCAACGGTCAACGCCCAGGCGCCCCGGCTCTTCATAGCCGTTGACCACGCCAAGCGCCTCAGCGGTCGAGCGGGCCACATGCACGTGGCGGACGCGACGACGCAGCAGCCCCACGGTCTCATCGAGTACTGCCGCACGGGCCACGCTTGAGATGCGCACGGCCTCGACAACGTCAAGATCCGGAATATCAGCACCTGGACGCCACTCTTCGCGGGTCCACACAGCCCCCCGCGAGCGTATTTCGCTACTATCAGCGTCTTTTAGGCGCCACTTGGACAAGGTATTACCAATGTCTAAATCAAGAATCATAAGCGCCTACGTACGCTGATTTCACCGCCAGACAAGCGCTTTGAGTGCCCCGCTTCCGTTACCCACAAACTGCCGCTATCGTCGACCTCGCCAGCGACTGCTTCATGAACCTGGTTACCCTGAATCACCTGAATCGGCTGGTCAGTGTAGGCGTGTCGCTGGTTCCAGGCAGCACGCCAGGGTGCAAAACCTTGCTCCTCAAAGCCCGCCAGCATGGCAAGCAGCCCAGCCACCACGTCCGCCGCCAGTTGGTTACGCGAAAGTGACGGCAAGTCATCAAACAACGCCGCTACCGGCTGTTCAATAGCCTGGCGCATCGACTCGGGCAACTGAAGATTCATGCCCATGCCGATAACCACTTCGCAAGGGCCTGCCGCATCGCCAGTCACTTCTACTAATATGCCGGCCAGCTTACCCAACTCAGCGCTGTCACCCTGCGCCAACAAAATATCGTTGGGCCATTTAAGCCGGGGCGCCACACCGTGCTGCTCCAGCACCTGGGCAACCACGACGCCGACGGCCAGACTCAAGCCCTCAAGAGCGGCGACCCCCGCCTCAAAACGCCAGCCAACTGACAGCATCAGGCTTTGCCCCCAGGGGGTGGTCCATACTCGCCCACGCCGCCCGCGTCCCGCCGTTTGCAACTCAACCAGGCACACCTCTGCGTGGCCCGCCCCTTGTTCAAACCGGTCACGCAGGTAGGCATTGCTCGATGGCAGTTGGTCCTCGACAAATAGGCGGGCCAGGTGATGACGCGCTGAGGCGGGCAGGCGCTCGACTACCTTTGCGCCGACAAGAGGCTCCAGTGGCTGGGCAAGCCGATAGCCCCGCCCTTTCACCGCCACCAGTTCTACACCCAGTGCGTCTAATTTTTTTAGCTGTTTCCACACCGCAGCGCGTGAAACGCCCAAGGCATCACCCAGTTGTTCACCAGAATGAACCTCGCCGTCGCTTAGTAACCGCATCAGGTGGCCGATGCTCATGTCCTTGCCCCATCTGGGAAAACGCCTATCTTAACGGATGCGCCATCAGCACGAAAACTACTGCCAAAGGTTAATGCCTTGACGCTTTGCACAATACAATGCTGGTAGTCGACCGCACCCAGACCCTATAATGCCGCCCTATTTTTCTAGCAGGATCGCGTCGTGATCGAGAATCTTCGCAACATTGCCATTATCGCCCACGTTGACCACGGTAAAACTACCTTGGTCGACAAATTGCTAAGCCAGTCCGGAACGCTCGACCGTAAAGCCGAAGGTCAAGAGCGGATTATGGACTCTAATGACCAGGAGAAGGAACGTGGCATTACTATCCTGGCCAAAAATACGGCAATTAAATGGCAAGATGGCAACGGCACTGACTACCACATCAATATCGTGGACACGCCTGGGCACGCCGACTTCGGTGGTGAAGTTGAGCGCGTGATGTCGATGGTGGATTCAGTGTTGCTTCTCGTTGACGCCGTTGACGGCCCGATGCCGCAAACCCGCTTTGTTACTCAAAAAGCCTTTGACCGCGGCCTGAAGCCTATTGTGGTGGTTAACAAAATTGACCGCCCGGGCGCACGGCCCGACTGGGTGATCGACCAGATTTTCGACCTGTTCGATAACCTGGGCGCTTCCGACGAGCAGCTCGACTTCCCGATTATCTACTGTTCGGCGCTCAACGGTATTGCAGGCCCCGACCCTGAAGAGCTGGCTGACGACATGACCCCCATGTTCCAGTCCATCGTCGATATCGTCGATGCGCCCAAGGTCGAGATCGACGGCACATTCCAGATGCAAATTTCAGCGCTGGATTACAATAGCTATGTAGGCGTTATCGGGCTAGGCCGTATTTCCCGCGGCAGCGTCAAGCCCAACCAGCAAATTACCGTCGTGACCAAAGAAGGTCAGTCACGCAAAGGCAAGATTGGCCAGGTCATGACCCACATGGGCCTTGAGCGGGTACAAACCGACGAAGCCACCGCTGGCGATATCATCTGCATCACTGGCATCGAAAACCTGGCGATCTCCGATACCCTGTGCGACGTCAACAACGTCGAAGCGCTGCCGCCACTGACCGTTGACGAACCCACCGTGTCCATGACCTTCCAGGTCAACGATTCGCCATTCGCCGGTAGAGACGGCAAGTTCGTCACCAGCCGTAATATCAAAGATCGCCTGGAACAAGAGCTGATTCACAACGTCGCGCTGCGGGTTGAACAGGGCGAAACGCCGGAAAAATTCAAAGTCTCCGGGCGTGGCGAGCTACACCTTTCGGTACTCATCGAGACCATGCGCCGCGAAGGTTTCGAGCTGGCCGTTGGTCGTCCTGAAGTGATCATCAAGGAAATCGACGGTGAGAAGCAGGAACCCTACGAAGAGGTCATCATCGATTGTGAAGAGCAGCACCAGGGCGCCATCATGGAAGAGCTCGGCTATCGCAAGGGCGAATTGACCAACATGAACCCGGATGGCAAAGGCCGCGTTCGCTTGGATTTCATTATTCCTGCCCGCGGGCTGATCGGCTTCCGTGGTCAGTTCCTAACCCTGACTTCCGGTACCGGCATTCTGACCAGTCGCTTTGACCACTACGGCCCGCTGAAGCCCGATGCCTCCATCGAGCGGCGTAACGGCGTCATGGTGTCAATGGTTGATGGCAAGGCACTCGCCTACGCGCTTTACACTCTTCAGGAGCGCGGCAAGTTGATCATCGATCACGCCACTGAAGTCTACGAGGGCATGCTGATCGGCATTAACAACCGTGCCAACGACATGGTGGTTAACCCGACCAAGGGCAAAAAGCTGGATAACATGCGCTCAACGGGTAACGATGAAAACATCGTGCTGACGCCGCCGATCAACTTCACCCTGGAGCAGGCTATCGAGTTCCTGGACTCTGATGAGCTGGTGGAAGTGACGCCAAGCCATATTCGTCTACGCAAGAAGCTGCTCAAGGAAAACGAGCGCAAACGCTCCAACAAGAATTAAGCATCCGACGCCCGCTGAAATGCGGGCTTTTTTATGGCTAGGCGCCAGCCCGCCACGTGATCCCCGTACGTTTGCCAAGCATCTCCCCCCAACGCAACCTTAACGGTCTCTCTCTGGAAAGCAGGCTAGGGGTAGCGCAAAGTAGCGCTATCCCTAGCACAGGGGGTTATTCTATTATCGGATTCACACAAGCGTTTGGATCGTGATCGACTCTTCACGCCTGCCCGACGGAAGCGCTTTACCCATAGCGTCTCCGCGACTGACAACTAGGCGGTTACCGCCTTGCCTAGCAGATGAGGAAGCCCATGACCCCGCTTATTGAGGTTCAGCAGGTCAACAAAGCCTTTGGTGGCCTAAAAGTTATTGATAACTGCTCTATCCGCGTTGAGAAAGGCTCGATTACCGGTATGATCGGCCCTAACGGCGCGGGCAAGTCGACGCTATTCAACTTAATGGCGGGCGCATTACAGCCCGATAGCGGACGTATCTTACTAGAAGGCGAAGACATTACCGCCCTCAGCGCCGACCAGCGTTTTCACAAAGGGCTGTTGCGGACTTTTCAGATAGCTCATGAATTCAGCCAAATGAGTGCTCTGGAAAATTTGATGATGGTGCCGCCAAACCAAGCGGGTGAAAACCTGTTCACCACCTGGTTCAAACCAGGCTTGGTGCGACGCGAAGAAGCCGAGGTCCGCCGCCGGGCGCTGGAGGTGATCGACTTTGTAGGCCTCCACCACGTGCGCAACGAGCTAGCGGGCAATCTATCCGGTGGGCAGAAGAAACTGCTGGAACTGGGCCGCACGATGATGACCAACGCCAAGGTCGTGCTGCTCGATGAAATTGCCGCCGGGGTCAACCGCACCTTGCTCGGCGACCTAATCGGTAACATTGAGCGCCTCAATCGCGAAATGGGCTACACCTTCCTGGTCATTGAGCATGACATGGACATGATCGCCCGCCTCTGCGACCCGGTCATCGTGCTTGCCCAGGGTCAGGTCATGGTAGAAGGCCATATCCAGGATATCCAAAACAACCCCGAGGTTATTGAAGCCTATTTCGGCGCCGGGGCAGCGTGACGGATGACGTTAGCATGCTTATATAAACGCCACGACCACCCAGGTGGCAACACAATAGAGATTTTTTCACCATGCCTTTAATCGAAGCACGCGACGTCTATGGCGGCTATGGCAGCATGAACATCCTCAACGGCGTAAACATGTCGCTGGAGGCCAACGAAGTCGGGGTGATTGTAGGTCCGAACGGGGCGGGCAAATCCACTCTGCTGAAAGCCATCTTCGGGCTCCTGCACGTTAATCAGGGCGACATTTTGCTCCACGGGGCTCCCATTCAAAACCTGGCGCCCAACCAGTTGGTCGAACGCGGCATGGGTTTTGTGCCCCAGGAAAAAAATGTTTTCCCCAGCCTCACCGTGCAGGAAAATCTGGAGATGGGAGCCTTTCTCAAGCCGCAGAATGTTAAGCGCATGCTGGGCCAAGTCTACGAGTTCTTTCCGCCCCTGCAGGAAAAGCGTCGGCAGCCGGCAGGCGAACTGTCCGGCGGCCAGCGGCAAATGGTCGCCATGGGCCGGGCACTTATGGCCGAGCCCAGCATACTACTGCTGGACGAACCCACCGCCGGACTTTCACCGCTCTACATGAATGAGATTTTTGACCGCGTTAAGCACATCAACGCGGCCGGGGTCGGCATCCTGATGGTCGAACAAAACGCCAAGCAAGCACTTGCCATTGCCGATAAAGGTTTTGTATTGGCAGCGGGCCAGAACCGCTTTACCGACACCGGCGCGGCGCTACTTGCCGATCCAGACGTGGCTAAAAGCTTTTTGGGCGGCTAGCCCAGGGGACAATAACGTGAATGAACTGGTTTTCTTTATTAACAATGTGGTGATTGCCGGCAGTGTGACCGGTGCCATCTATGCCATCGGGGCGATCGGCGTCACGCTGGTTTTCAGCATCATGCGCTTTGCCCACTTTGCCCACGCCGACATGATGACCTTCGGTGCGTTTATGGTACTGATACTCACCACGGCCTTTCCAGGTGTCGGCATGAGCCTCGGCGTACCCACGGCGATACTCATGTTACCTATTGCCATGCTGCTGACTGCCTGCCTTGCGGTGGGTATTGATAAAGCGTTCTACAAGCCGTTGCGCGCCCATGGCGTTAAGCCCATCGTCATGGTCATCGCTTCGCTTGGGGTCACGCTGATACTCCAGGGGCTGATTCGCCTGTTTGCCGGCACGAGCGGTCAAGGCTTGTACGTTGACGATCGCAAGTCGATCTTTCGGCTGCTGCCGTTTGAAGAGGTAAGTGTGCCGATTGTGATTACCGAACCGCAGATTTACCTGTTCGTAATCACTCTGGTCGCCGTCATCGCCTTGCATCTATTTTTAAGCCGTTCGCGGCTTGGCAAAGCCATGCGGGCAATGTCAGATAACCCAGAGTTGGCCCAGGCCTCGGGCATCAACACCAATACGATTGTCGCTGTAACCTGGGTGATTGCCGGCGGGCTTGCCGCCATTGCGGGCACTCTGCTGTCGCTGGATGTAACGTTCAAACCCGACCTCAGCTTCTTCCTGCTGCTGCCGATTTTCGCGGCCGCCATTGTCGGGGGTGTAGGCCATCCATACGGTGCCGTTGCGGGCGGCTTCGTAGTGGGCTTTGCCGAAACGCTGGCAATCTTTAACTGGGCCGTCTTGCTGCGCCCCTTCCGCGACAGCTTGCCCACCTGGCTCAACTTACCGTCCAATTTAGCCTTCGTGGGGAGCGAATATAAAATCGTGGTGCCGTTCTTCATACTGGTCGCCATTCTAGTTTGGCGTCCTACCGGCATCTTCAAAGGCAAGGTGATCTGATGGCTGATAACAACTACACCCCGCAGGATGCGACGCCCAAGACATCGCGCCTGCCGCTGCGCGAGCTTTGTCTGTTTGGCGTTCTACT harbors:
- a CDS encoding type III pantothenate kinase, translating into MILDLDIGNTLSKWRLKDADSSEIRSRGAVWTREEWRPGADIPDLDVVEAVRISSVARAAVLDETVGLLRRRVRHVHVARSTAEALGVVNGYEEPGRLGVDRWLGALAGYQLAGGCCTVDCGSAITIDFVLPGGQHLGGFIVPGLRLMKESLKLGTRNVAIDPESEAEELLEPGRRTVDAVNHGIYMAAVSAINRIYSEVCDQEGVALPMLLTGGDARVISRGVQVPHAVWPDMVYGGLEARFPLTFAERAGKMAGAPRVPEPVSLEKIRAGLAFSMLL
- the secE gene encoding preprotein translocase subunit SecE gives rise to the protein MKPSSVKHGAEEQQTRHDGLKWAAVVALLVVAVVGNTYFADIGLIYRVLGVVVLCVAAALLALMTTKGRDLVELARSAKKEIQRVVWPTRPETIQTTAIVLVAVLVVGLMLWLIDTLLGWAMSGVIG
- a CDS encoding ABC transporter ATP-binding protein; amino-acid sequence: MTPLIEVQQVNKAFGGLKVIDNCSIRVEKGSITGMIGPNGAGKSTLFNLMAGALQPDSGRILLEGEDITALSADQRFHKGLLRTFQIAHEFSQMSALENLMMVPPNQAGENLFTTWFKPGLVRREEAEVRRRALEVIDFVGLHHVRNELAGNLSGGQKKLLELGRTMMTNAKVVLLDEIAAGVNRTLLGDLIGNIERLNREMGYTFLVIEHDMDMIARLCDPVIVLAQGQVMVEGHIQDIQNNPEVIEAYFGAGAA
- the typA gene encoding translational GTPase TypA, whose amino-acid sequence is MIENLRNIAIIAHVDHGKTTLVDKLLSQSGTLDRKAEGQERIMDSNDQEKERGITILAKNTAIKWQDGNGTDYHINIVDTPGHADFGGEVERVMSMVDSVLLLVDAVDGPMPQTRFVTQKAFDRGLKPIVVVNKIDRPGARPDWVIDQIFDLFDNLGASDEQLDFPIIYCSALNGIAGPDPEELADDMTPMFQSIVDIVDAPKVEIDGTFQMQISALDYNSYVGVIGLGRISRGSVKPNQQITVVTKEGQSRKGKIGQVMTHMGLERVQTDEATAGDIICITGIENLAISDTLCDVNNVEALPPLTVDEPTVSMTFQVNDSPFAGRDGKFVTSRNIKDRLEQELIHNVALRVEQGETPEKFKVSGRGELHLSVLIETMRREGFELAVGRPEVIIKEIDGEKQEPYEEVIIDCEEQHQGAIMEELGYRKGELTNMNPDGKGRVRLDFIIPARGLIGFRGQFLTLTSGTGILTSRFDHYGPLKPDASIERRNGVMVSMVDGKALAYALYTLQERGKLIIDHATEVYEGMLIGINNRANDMVVNPTKGKKLDNMRSTGNDENIVLTPPINFTLEQAIEFLDSDELVEVTPSHIRLRKKLLKENERKRSNKN
- the nusG gene encoding transcription termination/antitermination protein NusG, producing MSKRWYVVHAYSGFEKHVMRSLIERVKMYGVEDRFGEILVPTEEVVEMRDGKRRKSERKFYPGYVLVEMEMADDTWHLVNETPRVMGFIGGTKEKPAPITSREADAILMRVKDGTDKPRPKTMFEPGQSVRVVDGPFADFNGVVEEVSYEKSRLQVSVLIFGRATPVELEFAQVEKE
- a CDS encoding biotin--[acetyl-CoA-carboxylase] ligase codes for the protein MSIGHLMRLLSDGEVHSGEQLGDALGVSRAAVWKQLKKLDALGVELVAVKGRGYRLAQPLEPLVGAKVVERLPASARHHLARLFVEDQLPSSNAYLRDRFEQGAGHAEVCLVELQTAGRGRRGRVWTTPWGQSLMLSVGWRFEAGVAALEGLSLAVGVVVAQVLEQHGVAPRLKWPNDILLAQGDSAELGKLAGILVEVTGDAAGPCEVVIGMGMNLQLPESMRQAIEQPVAALFDDLPSLSRNQLAADVVAGLLAMLAGFEEQGFAPWRAAWNQRHAYTDQPIQVIQGNQVHEAVAGEVDDSGSLWVTEAGHSKRLSGGEISVRRRL